A region of Mesorhizobium sp. AR02 DNA encodes the following proteins:
- a CDS encoding GFA family protein has protein sequence MTAPHTGGCRCGAVRFEASAEPHHVSYCHCGDCRRASGAPVSAFVGFLADQVAFTGKALKMYENGPVTRSFCGVCGSPIAYVDERLEDHIYFMLGAMDMPADFEPTHHAYVGEQLPFLHMSDDLPRHLKSSVKRPDGTAP, from the coding sequence ATGACAGCGCCCCACACCGGTGGCTGCCGCTGCGGTGCCGTGCGGTTCGAGGCTTCGGCTGAACCGCACCACGTCAGCTATTGCCATTGCGGTGATTGCCGGCGGGCGAGCGGTGCGCCGGTATCGGCCTTTGTCGGCTTCCTGGCCGATCAGGTCGCCTTCACCGGCAAGGCGCTGAAGATGTACGAGAACGGCCCGGTGACGCGCTCCTTCTGCGGCGTCTGCGGCTCGCCGATCGCCTATGTCGACGAGCGGCTGGAAGATCACATCTATTTCATGCTCGGCGCCATGGACATGCCGGCCGATTTCGAGCCGACGCACCATGCCTATGTCGGCGAGCAGCTACCTTTCCTGCATATGTCCGACGACTTGCCGAGACACCTGAAATCAAGCGTCAAAAGACCAGACGGAACAGCCCCATGA
- the infC gene encoding translation initiation factor IF-3 yields MRRPFKAAAPTKDGPRSNRDIRVPRVQLIDAEGQNRGDVSINDALLLAEEAGLDLVEISPNAVPPVVKILDLGKLKYANQKKAAEARKNQKVIEIKEIKMRPNIDSHDYETKMKAVRRFFEEGDKVKLTLRFRGREMAHMELGMQLLNKVREEVATIAKVEAEPKLEGRQMMMVLAPR; encoded by the coding sequence ATTCGCAGACCTTTCAAAGCAGCGGCGCCGACCAAGGATGGGCCGCGCTCCAACCGTGACATCCGGGTTCCCCGGGTCCAGCTTATCGACGCCGAAGGCCAGAACCGCGGCGATGTTTCCATAAACGACGCATTGCTGCTCGCCGAAGAGGCCGGGCTCGATCTCGTCGAGATATCACCCAATGCGGTACCCCCCGTCGTAAAGATCCTCGATCTCGGCAAGTTGAAATACGCCAACCAGAAGAAGGCGGCCGAGGCGCGCAAGAACCAGAAGGTCATCGAGATCAAGGAGATCAAGATGCGCCCGAACATTGACAGCCATGACTATGAGACCAAGATGAAGGCGGTGCGCCGCTTCTTCGAGGAAGGTGACAAGGTCAAGCTGACGTTGCGCTTTCGTGGCCGCGAGATGGCGCATATGGAACTCGGCATGCAGCTTCTGAACAAGGTGCGCGAAGAAGTGGCGACCATCGCCAAGGTCGAGGCGGAGCCGAAGCTCGAAGGCCGCCAGATGATGATGGTGCTGGCGCCGCGCTAG
- the rpmI gene encoding 50S ribosomal protein L35, translated as MPKMKTKSAAKKRFKITGTGKVLSAAAGKRHGMIKRSNKFIRNARGTMVLAEPDGKKVIKNFLPNGL; from the coding sequence ATGCCCAAGATGAAGACCAAGTCGGCCGCCAAAAAGCGGTTCAAGATCACAGGTACGGGTAAAGTCCTGTCGGCTGCGGCCGGCAAGCGTCACGGCATGATCAAGCGTTCCAACAAGTTCATTCGAAATGCCCGCGGCACGATGGTTCTGGCTGAACCGGATGGCAAGAAGGTCATCAAGAATTTTCTGCCGAACGGCCTCTGA
- the pheS gene encoding phenylalanine--tRNA ligase subunit alpha: protein MNDATTGLDTLESSLLADIASAADEPAIEAVRIAAFGKKGTVSEMLKTLGAMTAEERQIKGPVINGLKNRVTEALTARKAELRDVAIAARLAAEKVDVTLPVRQSPAERGRIHPISQVIDEIAAIFGDLGFAIAEGPDIETDYYNFTALNFPEGHPAREMHDTFFFQPDEKGERKLLRTHTSPVQIRTMEKQKPPIRIVIPGKTYRQDSDATHSPMFHQVEGLVIDRSANVANMKWVLEEFCKAFFEVPSVKMRFRPSFFPFTEPSLEVDIQCDRSRPGEVRFGEGSDWMEILGCGMVHPNVLRAGGLDPDEYQGFAWGMGIDRIAMLKYGMPDLRAFFDADVRWLSHYGFRPLDMPTLFGGLSA from the coding sequence GTGAACGACGCAACCACCGGCCTGGATACGCTTGAAAGCTCACTTCTGGCCGACATCGCATCGGCCGCCGACGAGCCGGCCATCGAGGCTGTGCGCATCGCGGCCTTCGGCAAGAAGGGCACCGTGTCCGAGATGCTGAAGACGCTTGGCGCCATGACCGCCGAGGAGCGCCAGATCAAGGGCCCCGTCATCAACGGCCTCAAGAACCGCGTCACCGAGGCGCTGACGGCCCGCAAGGCCGAACTCAGGGATGTTGCGATCGCCGCGCGACTGGCCGCCGAAAAGGTCGACGTGACCTTGCCGGTGCGGCAGTCGCCGGCCGAACGCGGCCGCATCCATCCGATCAGCCAGGTCATCGACGAGATCGCGGCGATCTTCGGCGATCTCGGTTTCGCCATCGCCGAAGGTCCCGATATCGAGACCGACTATTACAACTTCACCGCACTGAATTTCCCCGAGGGACATCCGGCGCGCGAGATGCACGACACCTTCTTCTTCCAGCCGGACGAGAAGGGCGAGCGCAAGCTTTTGCGCACCCACACCTCGCCGGTGCAGATACGCACCATGGAGAAGCAGAAGCCGCCGATCCGCATCGTCATCCCCGGCAAGACCTACCGCCAGGATTCGGACGCCACCCACTCGCCGATGTTCCATCAGGTCGAGGGTCTGGTGATCGACAGATCAGCCAATGTCGCCAACATGAAGTGGGTGTTGGAGGAGTTCTGCAAGGCGTTCTTCGAGGTGCCCTCGGTCAAGATGCGCTTCCGGCCCTCCTTCTTCCCGTTCACCGAGCCAAGCCTCGAGGTCGACATCCAGTGCGACCGCTCGCGACCCGGCGAAGTGCGCTTCGGTGAAGGCTCCGACTGGATGGAGATCCTCGGCTGCGGCATGGTGCACCCCAACGTGCTGAGGGCCGGCGGGCTCGATCCCGACGAGTATCAGGGCTTTGCCTGGGGCATGGGCATCGACCGCATCGCCATGCTGAAATACGGCATGCCAGATCTGCGCGCCTTCTTCGACGCCGACGTGCGCTGGCTGTCGCACTACGGTTTCAGGCCACTGGACATGCCGACACTGTTCGGCGGCTTGAGCGCATGA
- the pheT gene encoding phenylalanine--tRNA ligase subunit beta: MKITLSWLKDHLETDASLNEIVERLTSIGLEVEHVDDKSSLKPFVIAKVLTAVQHPDADRLRVLTVDAGDGKAPVQVVCGAPNARAGLIGAFAAPGTYVPGIDVTLTVGKIRGVESHGMMCSERELELSDEHNGIIDLPADAPVGTSFASYAHLDDPVIEINLTPNRPDATSVYGIARDLAASGLGRLVGGAIMPHVGEGLCPMKVTIEAPELCPGFALTMVSGVKNGPSPKWLQQRLIAIGLRPISALVDITNYVTFDRGRPLHVFDAAKVAGNLVVRRARDGEKVLALDGREYTLTPEMCVIADDNGVESIAGIMGGEHSGCDESTTDVLIESALWDPIATARTGRALGIITDARYRFERGVDPEFMVPGVELATRLVLDFCGGTPTEMEVAGYAGHKPKIVSFPLSEVKRLTGIEVPKAESLDILSRLGFKPLGSGNVVDVAVPSWRPDVDGKADLVEEVMRIHGVDNIAPQPLGAHDAVNSKILTTLQVRTRTAKRALAVRGMMEAVTWSFIPAKHAELFGGGQTALKLANPIAADMSDMRPSLLPGLITAAQRNADKGIGDVALFEVSGTYEGDGADQQRRVAAGVRRGTAKLDGSGRNWAGNSGPVGVFDAKADAIAALEACGAPVDRLQIEAGGPTWYHPGRSGTIKLGPKTVLGTFGEFHPKTMEGLDVSGPLCGFEVFVDAVPEPKAKPTKTKPKLELSAFQAVKRDFAFVVDKTVEAGTLVRAALAADKKLISGVSVFDIFEGASLGEGKKSIAIEVSIQPVEKTLADEDFEALAKRIVENVGKQTGGVLRT; the protein is encoded by the coding sequence ATGAAAATCACCCTCTCCTGGCTCAAGGATCATCTCGAGACCGACGCCTCGCTCAACGAGATCGTCGAGCGGCTGACGTCGATCGGCCTCGAAGTCGAGCATGTCGACGACAAGTCGAGCCTGAAACCTTTCGTCATCGCCAAGGTGCTGACGGCGGTGCAGCATCCCGATGCCGACAGGCTGCGCGTGCTGACCGTCGATGCCGGCGACGGCAAGGCACCTGTTCAAGTGGTGTGCGGAGCGCCCAACGCCCGCGCCGGCCTGATCGGCGCCTTCGCCGCGCCCGGCACCTATGTGCCCGGCATCGACGTGACGCTGACGGTCGGCAAGATCCGTGGCGTCGAGAGCCATGGCATGATGTGTTCCGAGCGTGAGCTGGAACTGTCCGACGAGCACAACGGCATCATCGACCTGCCGGCCGACGCGCCGGTCGGCACCAGCTTTGCGTCCTATGCGCATCTCGACGATCCGGTCATCGAGATCAATTTGACGCCGAACCGGCCTGATGCCACCAGCGTTTACGGCATTGCCAGGGATCTGGCGGCAAGCGGGCTCGGACGGCTTGTGGGTGGCGCGATCATGCCGCATGTCGGCGAGGGGCTGTGCCCCATGAAGGTCACGATCGAGGCGCCGGAACTCTGCCCCGGCTTCGCGCTGACGATGGTGAGTGGCGTCAAGAACGGCCCATCACCAAAATGGTTGCAGCAGCGCCTGATCGCCATTGGTTTGCGCCCGATCAGCGCCCTGGTCGACATCACCAACTATGTCACTTTCGACCGCGGCCGGCCACTGCATGTGTTCGACGCCGCGAAGGTGGCCGGCAACCTCGTGGTGCGCCGCGCCAGGGACGGCGAAAAGGTGCTGGCGCTGGACGGCCGCGAGTACACGCTGACGCCGGAGATGTGCGTGATTGCTGACGACAATGGCGTCGAATCGATCGCCGGCATCATGGGCGGCGAACATTCGGGCTGCGATGAGAGCACCACCGACGTGCTGATCGAATCGGCGCTCTGGGACCCGATCGCAACCGCCCGCACCGGCCGTGCGCTCGGCATCATCACCGACGCCCGCTACCGCTTCGAGCGCGGCGTCGACCCCGAATTCATGGTGCCGGGCGTCGAACTCGCGACCAGGTTGGTGCTCGATTTCTGCGGCGGAACGCCGACGGAAATGGAAGTGGCCGGCTATGCCGGGCACAAGCCGAAGATCGTGTCCTTCCCGCTGTCGGAAGTGAAGCGGCTGACGGGCATCGAGGTGCCTAAGGCGGAAAGCCTCGACATCCTGTCGCGCCTCGGTTTCAAGCCGCTGGGTTCGGGCAATGTCGTCGATGTGGCGGTGCCGTCCTGGCGGCCGGATGTCGACGGCAAGGCCGACCTTGTCGAGGAGGTGATGCGCATCCACGGCGTCGACAACATCGCCCCGCAGCCGCTCGGCGCGCATGACGCGGTCAATTCGAAGATCCTGACCACGCTGCAGGTCCGCACCCGCACCGCCAAGCGGGCGCTTGCCGTGCGCGGCATGATGGAGGCCGTCACCTGGTCGTTCATCCCGGCCAAACATGCCGAACTGTTCGGCGGCGGCCAGACGGCGCTCAAGCTCGCCAACCCGATCGCCGCCGACATGTCCGACATGCGGCCATCGCTGCTACCGGGGCTGATCACCGCCGCCCAGCGCAATGCCGACAAGGGCATTGGCGACGTGGCGCTGTTCGAGGTCTCGGGCACGTATGAAGGCGACGGCGCCGACCAGCAGCGGCGCGTGGCCGCCGGCGTGCGCCGGGGCACCGCCAAGCTCGACGGCTCCGGCCGCAACTGGGCCGGCAATTCAGGCCCGGTCGGCGTGTTCGACGCCAAGGCCGATGCGATCGCCGCACTCGAAGCCTGCGGCGCGCCCGTCGACCGCCTCCAGATCGAAGCGGGCGGTCCGACCTGGTACCATCCCGGCCGCTCCGGCACGATCAAGCTGGGGCCGAAAACCGTGCTTGGCACGTTCGGCGAATTCCATCCGAAGACGATGGAAGGTCTAGACGTGTCCGGACCGCTGTGCGGCTTCGAAGTGTTCGTCGATGCCGTGCCCGAGCCGAAGGCCAAGCCGACCAAGACCAAGCCGAAGCTCGAGCTGTCCGCCTTCCAGGCCGTGAAGCGCGACTTCGCCTTCGTCGTCGACAAAACGGTCGAGGCCGGCACGCTGGTGCGCGCGGCGTTGGCGGCCGACAAGAAACTGATATCAGGCGTCTCGGTGTTCGATATCTTCGAAGGTGCGTCGCTCGGCGAGGGCAAAAAATCGATCGCCATCGAAGTGTCGATCCAGCCCGTCGAGAAGACGCTGGCCGACGAGGATTTCGAGGCGCTGGCCAAGCGCATTGTCGAAAATGTCGGCAAGCAGACGGGTGGTGTGCTGAGGACGTAG
- a CDS encoding aldo/keto reductase, translating to MQTRKLGTELEVFPVGLGCMGMSFVYGGQPEAEAIATLHRAVEIGVNFFDTAEVYGPYENEILLGKALKSVRDKVTIATKFGFKILEEGTGIDRMAGVDSRPEHVKAVAEASLKRLGTDVIDLYYQHRVDPNVPIEDTVGAMAELVREGKVRALGLSEASAATIRRAHAVHPIAAVQSEYSLWSRDPEEDVFAVCRELGIGFVPYSPLGRGLLTGTIAKPETLDDGDWRRTLPRFQAEAMEANAKVIATLEKLATEKGVTSAQLALAWVLHQGDFIVPIPGARKIRHLEQNTAAAGIALSAAEVATIGDALSPDKVMGKRYTEELLALVNG from the coding sequence ATGCAAACCCGCAAACTCGGTACTGAACTTGAAGTCTTCCCGGTCGGCCTCGGCTGCATGGGCATGAGTTTTGTCTATGGCGGCCAGCCGGAGGCCGAGGCGATCGCCACGTTGCACCGCGCCGTCGAGATCGGCGTCAACTTTTTCGATACGGCGGAAGTCTATGGCCCCTACGAGAACGAGATCCTGCTTGGCAAGGCGCTGAAGTCGGTTCGTGACAAGGTGACCATCGCCACCAAATTCGGCTTCAAGATCCTGGAAGAGGGCACCGGCATCGACCGCATGGCCGGCGTCGACAGCCGCCCCGAGCACGTCAAGGCGGTGGCCGAAGCCTCGCTGAAGCGGCTGGGCACCGATGTCATCGACCTCTACTACCAGCACCGCGTCGACCCCAACGTGCCGATCGAGGATACGGTCGGGGCCATGGCGGAACTGGTCCGCGAAGGCAAGGTGCGCGCGCTCGGCCTGTCGGAGGCAAGTGCCGCGACCATCCGCCGGGCGCATGCCGTGCACCCAATCGCGGCCGTGCAGAGCGAATACTCGCTGTGGAGCCGCGACCCGGAAGAAGACGTGTTCGCCGTCTGCCGCGAACTCGGCATCGGCTTCGTTCCCTACAGCCCGCTCGGCCGTGGCCTTTTGACCGGCACCATCGCCAAGCCCGAAACGCTTGATGACGGCGACTGGCGCCGGACCTTGCCGCGCTTCCAGGCCGAGGCCATGGAAGCCAATGCCAAGGTCATCGCCACGCTGGAAAAGCTGGCGACGGAGAAGGGCGTAACCTCGGCGCAGCTGGCGCTGGCCTGGGTGCTGCACCAGGGCGATTTCATCGTGCCGATCCCCGGTGCGCGAAAAATCCGTCATCTGGAGCAGAACACGGCGGCGGCCGGGATTGCACTGAGTGCTGCCGAGGTGGCTACGATTGGCGATGCGCTTTCGCCGGACAAGGTCATGGGCAAGCGCTACACGGAGGAACTATTGGCGCTGGTGAATGGATAA
- a CDS encoding methyltransferase family protein codes for MDKELKYGLGNYQQMRRLVLAVLVVVLFLALLFGQSTFPPETPVHETIEMFGVLLIFLGIVGRLWATLYIGGRKSSEVVTGGPYSITRNPLYVFSTVAAAGVGAQIGSFSGIILFALLCAGAFHIVILREEKFLKEALGAPYAAYLARVPRFFPKLSLYQEGDTGSFKPRLLLTTLLDGLVFLIALPAFELIDGAQQSGMLPVWFTLP; via the coding sequence TTGGACAAAGAACTCAAATACGGGCTGGGTAACTACCAGCAGATGCGTCGGCTGGTGCTTGCCGTGCTCGTCGTGGTGCTGTTTTTAGCGCTGCTGTTTGGCCAGTCGACCTTCCCGCCCGAAACGCCGGTGCATGAAACGATCGAGATGTTCGGCGTGCTCTTGATTTTCCTCGGCATCGTCGGGCGACTCTGGGCGACGCTCTATATAGGCGGGCGCAAATCCTCCGAGGTCGTGACGGGCGGGCCCTATTCGATCACCCGCAATCCCCTCTATGTCTTCTCGACCGTGGCCGCGGCCGGCGTTGGCGCGCAAATCGGCTCGTTCTCGGGCATCATCCTGTTCGCGCTGCTCTGCGCCGGCGCCTTCCATATCGTCATCCTGCGCGAGGAGAAATTCCTCAAGGAAGCGCTCGGCGCGCCGTATGCGGCCTATCTGGCGCGGGTGCCGCGCTTCTTCCCGAAGCTTTCCCTCTACCAGGAGGGCGATACGGGCAGCTTCAAGCCGCGCCTGTTGTTGACCACGCTGCTCGACGGCCTGGTGTTCCTGATCGCGCTGCCGGCCTTCGAACTGATCGACGGCGCCCAGCAGTCGGGCATGCTGCCAGTGTGGTTCACGCTGCCCTGA
- the rplT gene encoding 50S ribosomal protein L20, giving the protein MARVKRGVTSHAKHKKVLKAAKGFYGRRKNTIRIAKQAVEKSLQYAYRDRKNRKRSFRALWIQRINAATHEHGLTYGRFIDGLNKAGIEIDRKILSDMAIHEPQAFAALVAKAKVALEYLKNTTPNAFESAVA; this is encoded by the coding sequence ATGGCACGCGTAAAGAGAGGCGTCACCTCGCACGCCAAGCACAAGAAGGTCCTGAAAGCCGCGAAAGGCTTCTACGGCCGTCGCAAGAACACCATCCGCATCGCCAAGCAGGCGGTGGAAAAGTCGCTGCAGTACGCTTACCGCGACCGCAAGAACCGCAAGCGCTCGTTCCGCGCGCTGTGGATCCAGCGCATCAACGCCGCGACCCACGAACATGGCCTGACCTATGGCCGCTTCATCGACGGCCTCAACAAGGCCGGCATCGAGATCGATCGCAAGATCCTGTCCGACATGGCCATCCACGAGCCGCAGGCTTTCGCAGCCCTGGTCGCCAAGGCCAAGGTGGCGCTCGAATATCTGAAGAACACCACGCCGAACGCTTTTGAAAGCGCTGTCGCCTAA
- a CDS encoding LysR family transcriptional regulator, whose product MNRAHLSQLAVLATVAQCGSFRGAARELAIAPSAVSHAVSSLEARLGVRLLARSTRSVAPTEEGAQLLERLRPALSEIDLALETAVEARDRPAGNLRLSVPRTAAHLVLTPRLSAFAAAYPDIVLEIVIEDRFTDVVEGGFDAGVRLGESLQRDMIAVRIGPDMRGAVVGAPSYFAERPKPHHPRDLAGHRCIRFRFSSGILYRWEFAKSGEEIEIAAQGPLILDEDHLIAQAAVDGAGLAFVFEDYVRAPLADGRLIRVLEDWCPSFDGFFVYYPSSRHMRPALRAFVDFFKVSG is encoded by the coding sequence ATGAACCGAGCACATCTTTCACAGCTGGCGGTGCTGGCAACCGTTGCCCAGTGCGGCAGCTTTCGCGGCGCGGCCAGGGAATTGGCCATCGCGCCGTCGGCTGTCAGCCACGCCGTGTCCAGCCTGGAGGCGCGGCTTGGCGTGCGGCTCTTGGCGCGCAGCACCCGCAGCGTCGCTCCGACCGAGGAAGGCGCGCAGTTGCTGGAGAGGCTGCGTCCGGCTCTGTCGGAAATCGACCTAGCGCTGGAGACGGCGGTCGAGGCGCGCGACCGGCCGGCCGGGAACCTGCGGCTCAGCGTGCCGCGTACCGCCGCCCATCTGGTATTGACGCCACGGCTCAGCGCCTTTGCCGCCGCCTATCCCGACATCGTGCTGGAGATCGTCATCGAGGACCGCTTCACCGATGTCGTCGAGGGCGGTTTCGATGCCGGTGTGCGGCTCGGCGAGAGCCTGCAGCGCGACATGATCGCGGTGCGCATCGGACCGGACATGCGCGGCGCGGTGGTCGGCGCGCCATCCTATTTTGCCGAGCGCCCCAAGCCGCACCACCCGCGCGATCTTGCCGGCCATCGCTGTATCCGCTTCCGCTTCTCCAGCGGCATCCTCTACCGCTGGGAGTTCGCGAAAAGCGGTGAGGAGATCGAGATTGCCGCGCAGGGGCCGCTGATCCTCGACGAGGACCATCTGATCGCGCAGGCTGCGGTCGACGGCGCTGGGCTCGCCTTCGTTTTCGAGGACTATGTCCGCGCCCCGCTCGCCGACGGCAGGCTGATCCGCGTGCTGGAGGACTGGTGCCCGTCCTTCGACGGGTTCTTCGTCTATTATCCGAGCAGTCGCCATATGCGGCCAGCGCTGAGGGCGTTTGTCGATTTCTTCAAGGTGAGTGGGTAG
- a CDS encoding alpha/beta hydrolase gives MTATPPTFLDVDGSRIAVRHMAGSTPGIVWLGGYKSDMLGTKAETLSDWAAKEGRAFLRHDYSGHGESGGAFADGTISKWLSQSLAVFRHFAKGDQILVGSSMGAWIALRMVQELRKAGDANVVGLVLLAPAPDFTSELVEPVLTVAQKRDLAEKGFFAEPSDYSTEPYIYTRALIEDGRANRVMTGPIDTHCPVHILQGLADPDVPSSHALKLVSLLPADDVTLSLIPDGDHRLSRPQDLDMLLRAVGDMAARSK, from the coding sequence ATGACCGCCACGCCCCCAACCTTTCTCGATGTCGATGGATCGCGCATTGCCGTGCGCCATATGGCGGGTTCGACGCCCGGCATTGTCTGGCTGGGCGGCTACAAGTCGGACATGCTGGGCACGAAAGCCGAGACGCTGTCGGACTGGGCGGCAAAAGAGGGCCGCGCCTTCCTGCGCCACGACTATTCCGGCCATGGCGAATCCGGTGGCGCATTTGCCGACGGCACGATTTCGAAATGGCTGTCGCAAAGCCTTGCCGTGTTCCGCCATTTTGCCAAGGGCGATCAGATCCTGGTCGGCTCGTCGATGGGCGCCTGGATCGCGCTGCGCATGGTGCAGGAATTGCGCAAGGCGGGCGACGCAAACGTCGTCGGCCTGGTGCTGCTGGCACCGGCGCCGGATTTTACCTCTGAGCTGGTCGAGCCGGTGCTGACAGTGGCGCAGAAGCGCGACCTCGCCGAGAAGGGCTTCTTCGCCGAGCCGTCGGACTATTCCACTGAGCCGTATATCTACACACGCGCTTTGATCGAAGATGGGCGCGCCAACCGGGTTATGACCGGGCCGATCGACACGCATTGCCCTGTCCACATCCTGCAAGGCCTGGCCGATCCGGACGTGCCGTCGAGCCATGCGTTGAAACTGGTCAGCCTGCTGCCGGCCGACGATGTCACGCTATCACTGATCCCTGACGGCGACCACCGCCTGTCGCGGCCGCAGGATCTCGACATGCTGCTGCGGGCGGTCGGCGACATGGCCGCGCGGAGCAAGTGA
- a CDS encoding benzoate/H(+) symporter BenE family transporter encodes MRLSIPISAFVAAIVGFGGTLAIVIAAAHAVGATQIQTASWVTTICLAMAIESLWLSWRTKMPVITAWSTPGLALMAASTGFSIGEAVAAFIITAILLIATGLFRPLTQLISRIPPSVASGMLAGIVVTFALNAVKTVPVDPWLILPLIAAFFVIRLFNPALSVLAVLIGGGLAAFLTGRVGGLPTPELSTLTLIAPDFTAKAMIGLALPLYLVTMASQNLSGLAVLRAAGYHPEPAPLIGVTGLFSLLSAPFGGSTTNLAAISAAICTGPDVHPDPAERWKTGPFYALAYLVFAIFGASLVAIFTVLPQSLIVLVAGLALMASLANALAIALKDEGDRMAATVTFVVTASGLTLFGVGAAFWGLIAGLVVLFLDMLKKR; translated from the coding sequence ATGCGCCTTTCCATCCCGATCTCGGCCTTTGTCGCCGCCATCGTCGGCTTTGGCGGCACGCTGGCCATCGTCATTGCCGCCGCCCACGCGGTCGGTGCGACGCAAATTCAGACGGCAAGCTGGGTGACGACCATTTGCCTCGCCATGGCGATTGAGAGCCTGTGGCTGTCCTGGCGCACGAAAATGCCTGTCATCACCGCCTGGTCGACACCAGGCTTGGCGCTGATGGCGGCGTCGACCGGCTTTTCGATCGGCGAGGCGGTGGCCGCTTTCATCATCACCGCCATCCTGTTGATCGCCACCGGCCTGTTTCGGCCGCTGACACAGCTGATCTCCAGGATACCGCCCTCGGTGGCTTCCGGCATGCTGGCCGGCATCGTCGTCACCTTCGCCCTCAATGCGGTCAAGACCGTTCCGGTCGATCCATGGCTGATCCTGCCGCTGATTGCAGCCTTCTTCGTCATCCGCCTGTTCAACCCGGCGCTGTCGGTGCTGGCGGTGCTGATCGGTGGCGGTCTCGCCGCCTTCCTGACGGGCCGTGTCGGCGGTCTGCCGACACCGGAACTATCGACGCTGACGCTGATTGCCCCTGATTTCACCGCCAAGGCGATGATCGGTCTGGCGCTGCCGCTCTACCTCGTCACCATGGCCTCGCAGAACCTGTCGGGCCTCGCCGTGCTGCGCGCCGCCGGCTACCACCCAGAGCCCGCCCCGCTGATCGGTGTCACCGGCTTGTTTTCCCTGCTGTCGGCGCCGTTCGGCGGCTCGACCACCAACCTGGCGGCGATCTCGGCGGCGATCTGCACCGGGCCGGACGTCCATCCCGACCCCGCCGAGCGCTGGAAGACCGGGCCGTTCTATGCGCTTGCCTATCTCGTCTTTGCGATTTTCGGTGCTTCGCTGGTGGCGATCTTCACCGTCCTGCCGCAGAGCCTGATCGTATTGGTGGCGGGGCTTGCGCTGATGGCGTCGCTCGCCAATGCGCTGGCGATCGCGCTGAAGGATGAGGGCGACCGCATGGCCGCCACCGTCACCTTTGTCGTCACCGCCTCCGGGCTGACGCTGTTCGGTGTCGGCGCCGCATTCTGGGGGCTGATCGCCGGGCTGGTCGTGCTTTTCCTCGACATGCTCAAAAAGCGATAA
- a CDS encoding cytochrome b — MQASITNTPTRYGWAMIILHWLIGIIFIGQFALGFIMVRLTSQRTAFELIQLHKSLGFLLLGLIILRIAWRLGNAAPPLPSSVGALERSSAPLAHLALYAFQIALPLSGWALVSVSTLEIPTMPFNLFVMPNLPLAESDAAESFWAAAHWYLAYAGIALVALHVGAALRHHFLLRDSVLTRMITPSSDGE; from the coding sequence ATGCAGGCATCAATCACCAACACACCAACCCGCTACGGCTGGGCGATGATCATCCTCCACTGGCTGATCGGGATCATCTTCATCGGCCAGTTCGCCCTCGGCTTCATCATGGTGCGACTGACCAGCCAACGCACCGCCTTCGAGCTGATCCAGCTGCACAAATCCCTGGGTTTTCTGCTGCTTGGCCTCATCATCCTGCGTATCGCCTGGCGGCTCGGCAATGCGGCGCCGCCGCTGCCGTCTTCGGTCGGCGCCCTGGAGCGGAGTTCAGCACCGCTCGCGCATCTGGCGCTCTATGCCTTCCAGATCGCCTTGCCCTTGTCGGGCTGGGCGCTGGTTTCGGTCTCGACGCTGGAAATCCCGACCATGCCGTTCAACCTGTTCGTGATGCCCAATCTGCCGCTCGCCGAATCCGATGCCGCCGAAAGCTTCTGGGCGGCAGCGCACTGGTATCTCGCCTATGCCGGCATCGCGCTCGTCGCGCTCCATGTCGGCGCGGCCCTGCGTCACCACTTCCTGCTGCGCGACAGCGTGCTCACGCGCATGATCACGCCTTCGTCAGACGGGGAATAG